The following are from one region of the Syntrophales bacterium genome:
- a CDS encoding 4Fe-4S binding protein, with the protein MKIKRKIIQIDEEKCNGCGQCVPSCAEGAITIVDGKARLSAEKYCDGLGACLGECPQGALTIVEREAEDFDETAVVEHLEGKKLPASGESLTMACGCPSSQIQSFPLATSCAEANEPRLQASSASALTHWPVQISLVPPTAPFLKGADLLVAADCTPVAYPNFHSDFLQGKAVMLGCPKFDDAEAYVRKFAEIFKTAGIKSVTVLTMEVPCCQGLPGIVKKGMAAAGTVVPFRQVIISARGEIIEKK; encoded by the coding sequence ATGAAGATAAAGAGGAAAATCATCCAGATCGATGAAGAAAAATGCAATGGCTGCGGTCAGTGCGTGCCCTCCTGCGCGGAAGGGGCGATCACCATAGTGGACGGCAAGGCCCGCCTTTCCGCGGAAAAATATTGCGATGGCCTGGGCGCCTGCCTTGGGGAATGTCCCCAGGGTGCGCTCACAATCGTCGAGCGTGAAGCGGAGGATTTTGATGAAACGGCGGTAGTGGAGCATCTGGAAGGGAAGAAACTCCCCGCCAGCGGAGAGTCGCTCACGATGGCCTGCGGCTGTCCCTCCTCCCAGATTCAGAGCTTCCCGCTGGCAACGTCCTGCGCGGAGGCGAACGAACCCCGTTTGCAGGCAAGCTCCGCCTCAGCGCTTACTCACTGGCCGGTGCAGATATCGCTAGTTCCTCCCACCGCCCCCTTTTTGAAAGGGGCCGATCTGCTGGTGGCGGCGGACTGCACCCCCGTTGCCTATCCCAATTTCCACAGTGACTTTCTCCAGGGGAAAGCCGTCATGTTGGGGTGCCCGAAATTCGACGATGCGGAGGCCTACGTCCGTAAATTCGCGGAAATATTTAAAACGGCTGGCATCAAAAGCGTTACCGTGCTGACCATGGAGGTTCCCTGCTGCCAGGGTCTGCCCGGAATCGTCAAGAAGGGCATGGCAGCGGCGGGAACAGTCGTGCCATTTCGTCAAGTCATTATCAGCGCACGAGGGGAAATTATTGAGAAAAAATAA
- a CDS encoding ABC transporter ATP-binding protein/permease, which yields METNVFDRHLWKRFWEIAKMYWLSAEKWRATGVLTLLLLLLFFFTALNVTLNFVGRDFMTALSEKNISAFNKNLLLYLGIFIIATPVSVFYSFTRRILSVNWRLWLTRHFLDKYFRNRAYYHIKDNREIDNPDQRISQDISAFTATSLEFLSIIFFSIVQLISFIGILWGISIKLVLILLGYAAIGTTVTFFFGKKLVNLNFMQLRKEADLRYGLVHVRDNAESIAFYRGEEREQNQVKDRLLIAIKNLRFLIGWQRNLEFFTKGYEYIILVLPVVVMAPLYFAGQIKFGVVTQAESAFVQVLGALSIIVSQFEQLTGFVAGITRLETFSTAIDDSGSTKRVEDAPHIAAKEESHLELRRVTLKTPDDKKTLIRDLSVRASSGKGLLITGVSGVGKSSLLRAIAGLWETGEGMIERPPFDQMLFLPQRPYMVIGSLREQLLYPHTEKTVDDATLNGALERVNLKDLPERVGGLDAELDWGQLLSLGEQQRLAFARLLLTEPRYALLDEATSALDEANEANLYHELQKSGATYISVGHRSSLLAFHEQVLQLRGNGEWLFDSRDILNNPQGAAIPPLLPAT from the coding sequence TTGGAAACGAATGTTTTTGACCGGCACCTGTGGAAGCGTTTTTGGGAGATTGCCAAAATGTACTGGCTTTCCGCCGAAAAATGGCGCGCAACGGGCGTACTTACGCTTTTGCTTTTGCTGCTTTTTTTCTTTACAGCTTTAAATGTGACGTTGAATTTTGTCGGCAGGGATTTCATGACCGCCCTTTCGGAAAAAAATATTTCGGCGTTCAATAAAAATCTGCTTTTGTATCTTGGCATCTTTATCATCGCTACCCCGGTCAGCGTCTTTTACTCGTTTACCCGACGAATCTTGAGTGTCAACTGGCGGCTTTGGCTCACCCGCCATTTTCTGGATAAGTACTTCCGGAACAGGGCCTATTATCACATCAAGGACAACCGGGAAATCGACAATCCCGACCAGCGCATCTCTCAGGACATCTCAGCGTTTACCGCGACAAGTCTTGAATTTCTATCAATTATCTTTTTTTCCATTGTTCAGTTGATCTCGTTTATCGGCATTCTATGGGGCATTTCCATCAAGCTTGTCCTTATCCTTTTGGGCTATGCCGCCATCGGCACGACGGTCACCTTTTTTTTCGGCAAGAAACTGGTCAATCTTAATTTCATGCAGCTTCGCAAAGAGGCAGACCTGCGGTATGGACTCGTGCACGTGCGCGACAACGCCGAATCAATCGCGTTTTACCGCGGGGAAGAACGGGAGCAGAATCAAGTCAAGGATCGTCTGCTCATCGCAATAAAAAACCTCCGTTTTCTGATCGGCTGGCAGCGAAACCTGGAATTTTTCACGAAGGGTTACGAGTACATAATTCTGGTGCTGCCCGTTGTTGTGATGGCGCCTTTGTACTTTGCCGGACAAATAAAATTCGGCGTCGTAACCCAGGCGGAAAGCGCCTTTGTCCAGGTTCTTGGCGCCCTTTCCATCATCGTCTCGCAGTTCGAACAGCTAACCGGTTTTGTCGCCGGTATCACCCGTCTGGAAACATTTTCCACGGCCATTGATGACAGCGGATCGACAAAAAGAGTCGAGGATGCTCCCCACATTGCTGCGAAAGAAGAATCCCATCTGGAACTGCGGCGCGTTACCTTAAAAACCCCCGACGATAAAAAAACCCTCATCCGCGATCTTTCCGTGCGGGCCAGCTCAGGAAAGGGTTTGCTGATCACGGGAGTCAGCGGCGTCGGCAAAAGTTCGCTCCTGCGGGCAATAGCCGGCCTCTGGGAAACAGGCGAAGGGATGATCGAACGGCCGCCTTTTGACCAGATGCTGTTTTTGCCTCAACGTCCCTATATGGTTATCGGTTCGCTTCGGGAACAGCTTCTCTATCCCCACACGGAAAAAACAGTTGACGACGCAACGCTGAACGGCGCTTTGGAAAGGGTAAACCTTAAGGATCTACCGGAGCGGGTCGGCGGGCTCGACGCGGAACTCGACTGGGGACAACTGCTGTCGCTGGGGGAACAGCAGCGCTTGGCCTTTGCCCGGCTTTTGCTGACCGAACCCCGCTATGCGCTCCTCGATGAAGCCACAAGCGCCCTCGACGAGGCCAATGAAGCAAATCTTTATCATGAACTGCAAAAAAGCGGGGCCACTTACATAAGCGTCGGCCATCGTTCCAGCCTTCTGGCGTTTCACGAACAGGTTCTGCAACTGCGGGGAAACGGCGAGTGGCTATTCGACAGCAGGGATATCCTGAATAATCCCCAAGGCGCGGCAATTCCCCCTCTGCTTCCGGCAACATGA
- a CDS encoding phosphomannomutase/phosphoglucomutase produces MNPAVFREYDVRGVVAVDLDEEFVYLLGRAIGAYAVRQGVKRMALGRDCRLSSESYLSQVGKGIMSAGIAVIDIGLCATPILYFAIRHLRTEGGVMVTGSHNPPDFNGFKICIGPDTIYGEQIQELRKIMEAGAYVNGAGQYNRQDIAEAYENYLFEHVTIKPGQKIVLDAGNGVGGIFALPLLKRYGCQVADLYCDPNGCFPNHFPDPTVPENLQELVRRVLVEKADLGIAYDGDADRIGVVTDQGKVLWGDELLLLFARFILKDNPGAAIIGEVKCSQRLYDDITNHGGRAIMWKAGHSLIKGKMKEEKALLAGEMSGHIFFADRYFGFDDAIYASLRLLEILSQTDQKLSALLSDVPESFSTPEIRIDCPDRRKFGIVESIRDYYKEGHDIVAIDGVRVNFGDGWGLIRASNTQPVLVLRFEAQTQPRLEAIRKEMESVLEKALNQDETF; encoded by the coding sequence ATGAATCCAGCGGTTTTTCGCGAGTACGATGTCCGAGGTGTTGTCGCAGTCGATCTTGACGAGGAGTTCGTCTATCTGCTGGGAAGGGCGATCGGTGCTTACGCAGTCCGACAAGGGGTAAAAAGGATGGCTCTGGGACGGGATTGTCGTCTTAGCTCCGAAAGCTACCTGTCTCAAGTGGGGAAAGGGATCATGTCCGCAGGAATCGCTGTTATCGATATCGGCCTGTGTGCAACCCCGATCCTCTATTTTGCCATCCGTCATCTCCGGACGGAAGGCGGCGTCATGGTCACCGGAAGCCATAACCCTCCTGATTTCAATGGTTTCAAAATATGTATAGGCCCCGATACGATCTATGGCGAGCAGATTCAGGAATTGAGGAAGATCATGGAAGCGGGGGCCTACGTAAACGGCGCTGGTCAATATAATCGTCAGGACATTGCCGAAGCTTATGAGAACTACCTGTTCGAGCATGTAACAATCAAGCCCGGGCAAAAAATCGTTCTCGATGCCGGAAACGGGGTAGGCGGGATATTCGCCCTGCCTCTGTTAAAGAGATATGGTTGCCAGGTTGCCGATTTATACTGCGATCCGAACGGCTGCTTTCCCAACCACTTCCCCGATCCGACCGTTCCGGAAAATCTTCAGGAACTGGTCCGCCGCGTCCTCGTGGAAAAAGCCGACCTCGGCATTGCCTATGACGGTGATGCTGACCGGATCGGCGTGGTCACGGATCAGGGAAAAGTGCTGTGGGGGGATGAGCTGTTGCTGCTTTTCGCCCGCTTTATCCTGAAAGACAATCCCGGCGCCGCAATCATCGGCGAGGTTAAATGTTCGCAAAGACTCTACGACGACATTACCAATCATGGCGGGCGCGCCATCATGTGGAAGGCCGGCCACTCGCTGATCAAGGGTAAGATGAAAGAGGAAAAGGCCCTCCTTGCCGGCGAGATGAGCGGCCATATCTTTTTCGCGGATCGCTATTTCGGGTTTGACGACGCCATTTACGCATCATTGCGCCTTCTGGAGATTCTTTCGCAAACAGATCAGAAGCTATCCGCACTTTTATCCGATGTCCCAGAGAGTTTTTCAACCCCCGAAATTAGAATAGACTGCCCCGACCGCCGGAAATTCGGAATTGTTGAGTCAATTCGCGATTATTACAAAGAGGGCCATGACATAGTCGCCATCGACGGGGTGCGGGTCAATTTCGGCGACGGCTGGGGGCTCATCAGGGCCTCCAACACACAGCCGGTGCTTGTTCTGCGCTTCGAGGCACAGACGCAGCCGCGGCTCGAAGCAATTCGTAAAGAGATGGAGTCTGTCCTGGAAAAGGCGCTAAATCAAGACGAAACTTTTTAA